A stretch of the Desulfobacter sp. genome encodes the following:
- a CDS encoding ABC transporter ATP-binding protein, whose amino-acid sequence MMFEVKDLSFQYNQDKVLEDIGFSVQKGELTVILGPNGVGKTTLLKCLNRIFTPQKGSVLVNQMDIRAMGVSDIARHISYVAQENPGGRLTVFDAVLMGRTPHMRYKAGPEDIQKTHAVMDHLNLDRMSVKYLDQLSGGELQKVAIARALVQETDLLLMDEPTSSLDLKNQTEILELIRHIARSHEMAVVMTMHDLNSALRYADQYICLKDCRVLGAGLIGEITPELVTRVYGLPVEIVHHRGCPMVVPVAA is encoded by the coding sequence ATGATGTTTGAGGTCAAGGATTTAAGCTTTCAATATAACCAGGACAAGGTGCTTGAGGATATTGGATTTTCAGTCCAAAAAGGAGAACTCACCGTCATCCTGGGGCCCAACGGGGTGGGCAAGACCACCCTGCTCAAGTGTCTGAACCGTATCTTTACCCCCCAAAAAGGATCCGTGCTTGTCAACCAGATGGATATCAGGGCCATGGGGGTCAGTGATATTGCCAGGCATATCTCCTATGTGGCCCAGGAAAATCCCGGGGGACGGCTGACAGTATTTGATGCCGTACTCATGGGACGGACCCCCCATATGCGGTACAAGGCAGGGCCTGAAGATATTCAAAAAACCCATGCGGTCATGGACCATCTTAACCTGGATCGGATGAGTGTGAAATATTTGGACCAGCTTTCCGGGGGGGAACTTCAAAAGGTGGCCATTGCCAGGGCCCTGGTTCAGGAGACGGATCTGCTCTTAATGGATGAACCCACCTCCAGCCTGGATTTGAAAAACCAGACCGAAATTCTCGAGTTGATCCGGCATATTGCAAGGTCCCATGAAATGGCCGTTGTGATGACCATGCATGATTTGAATTCTGCCTTGCGGTATGCGGATCAGTATATATGTTTAAAAGACTGCCGGGTTCTGGGCGCAGGACTGATCGGTGAGATCACACCGGAGTTGGTGACCCGGGTTTACGGGCTGCCTGTGGAGATTGTGCATCACAGGGGATGTCCCATGGTGGTGCCCGTGGCCGCCTGA
- a CDS encoding TraR/DksA C4-type zinc finger protein has translation MGCAVDTNLIEATISFHGHSCPGLAIGIRAAELAMEKLEIQKTANSLCVTETDMCGVDAIQFLTGCSFGKGNLVHKDFGKSAFTFFNRDTSQGFRALFLDNGPQQEDRTARIRQIMAADLEDIFEVQKIDAPPVRPARILKSIVCDKCKEMTMESRIRLFGGEQLCMPCFKAVEQKI, from the coding sequence ATGGGATGTGCAGTGGATACCAACTTAATTGAGGCAACGATTTCCTTTCACGGCCATAGCTGCCCCGGCCTTGCCATCGGGATCAGGGCAGCGGAACTGGCCATGGAAAAACTTGAAATTCAAAAGACCGCCAACAGTCTTTGCGTCACAGAAACAGATATGTGCGGGGTGGATGCCATCCAGTTTCTCACCGGGTGTTCATTTGGCAAAGGCAATCTGGTGCACAAGGATTTCGGCAAGTCTGCCTTTACCTTTTTTAACCGGGATACGTCCCAAGGATTCAGGGCCTTGTTCTTGGACAACGGCCCCCAGCAAGAAGACAGGACCGCTCGGATCCGGCAGATTATGGCGGCAGATCTTGAAGATATATTTGAGGTCCAGAAGATTGATGCGCCCCCGGTCCGGCCGGCCCGGATTTTAAAGAGCATTGTCTGTGATAAATGTAAGGAAATGACCATGGAATCCAGGATCCGGCTGTTTGGGGGAGAACAGCTGTGCATGCCCTGTTTTAAAGCTGTGGAGCAAAAGATTTAG
- a CDS encoding IS4 family transposase, translating into MTHISVPKKQLRSLNFDNFRCPLIKSLSKAPELQSRGDRPLKMTFEDQINALVYFHLQEHKSARHLIQDLKENVFAKENIAPDGGISRSSFCEAINHRGLEQLQFIFEDLYKQALECHPGEHAELGELVSIDGSLINAVLSMHWANYRKGSKKAKVHCGFDINHGIPNKIFLTEGNGAERTFVPKILSKGQTGVMDRGYQSHKEFDLLQEQGKHFVCRIKTRTTRTIIDNHETPSDSYIFYDALVKLGTPNQNQTKRPVRVVGYKIAGVKYYVATDRHDLTAEQIATIYKLRWTIEDFFKWWKEHLKVYHLIARSEYGLMVQILGGLITYLLLAIHCQKQFNEKVTIKRVRQLRTAILNDLFGCEEQGSHSSNRDNIVKDQKIIEQAKT; encoded by the coding sequence TACAATCTCGAGGAGACCGCCCTTTAAAAATGACATTCGAAGACCAGATAAATGCTTTGGTTTATTTCCATCTTCAGGAGCACAAGTCTGCCCGACATTTAATTCAGGATCTCAAGGAGAATGTTTTTGCTAAAGAAAATATTGCGCCAGACGGTGGTATCAGCCGTAGTAGTTTCTGTGAAGCCATCAATCACAGGGGACTCGAACAACTGCAATTTATCTTTGAGGATCTTTATAAACAGGCTCTTGAGTGTCATCCGGGTGAACACGCCGAGTTAGGAGAGTTGGTTTCCATTGACGGTAGTCTCATAAATGCAGTCCTTTCAATGCACTGGGCGAACTACAGAAAAGGAAGTAAAAAAGCCAAAGTACATTGCGGATTTGACATTAATCACGGAATCCCAAACAAAATCTTTTTGACTGAAGGCAACGGCGCTGAACGCACTTTTGTTCCCAAAATACTTTCCAAGGGGCAAACAGGTGTTATGGATCGTGGATATCAATCCCATAAAGAATTTGACCTGCTTCAGGAGCAAGGCAAACATTTTGTCTGCCGTATAAAAACCAGGACAACAAGAACAATTATTGATAACCACGAGACCCCTTCCGACAGCTACATTTTTTATGATGCACTGGTTAAACTTGGTACTCCGAATCAAAACCAGACGAAAAGGCCTGTTCGGGTTGTTGGCTATAAAATTGCTGGCGTCAAATACTATGTGGCAACTGACAGGCATGATTTAACAGCGGAACAAATAGCAACAATTTATAAACTCCGGTGGACCATTGAGGATTTTTTCAAATGGTGGAAAGAACATCTGAAGGTATATCATCTCATTGCCCGCAGTGAATACGGCCTTATGGTTCAGATTCTTGGCGGCCTTATCACTTACCTGTTACTGGCAATCCATTGCCAAAAACAGTTTAATGAAAAGGTCACGATCAAAAGAGTTCGGCAGCTGCGAACCGCCATTCTAAATGACCTGTTTGGCTGCGAGGAGCAGGGCTCTCATAGTTCAAACAGGGACAATATTGTCAAAGATCAAAAAATTATTGAGCAAGCAAAAACCTAA